TGTTTATAACTTTTTCAATTGAAATGATAGGTTTAATATTAATACTTATTTGTTTTAAACTTAGGGGAGTGAATATTTCATTCTTAGAGGCTTTGTTTACGACAATTTCTGCTTTTTGCAATGCAGGTTTTTCCATGCATTCTGAGAGTATTTATGCATGGCGAGATGTTCCTGAAGCTATAGTTGTGGTCTCTATTTTAATAATTTGTGGTGGGCTTGGGTTTATGGTCTATAGAGATGTAAATAACACTATTAAAAACAAAAAAAAACTATCGCTTCATGCCAAGATAGTTTTTTCTTTAAGCTTCTTTTTAATTATAATTGGTGCAATTTTATTTTTTTTTACAGAGATGCATAAATTAAAAGCTGGTTATTCAATGAGCACTTTAATATTTAATTCAATTTTTTATTCGATTAGTACCAGAACAGCTGGTTTTAATTATCTTGATAATTCTTTAATAAGCGGAAGAACTCAAATAATTTCTCTACCATTCATGTTTATTGGTGGTGCACCCGGATCAACTGCAGGAGGGATTAAGATTACAACATTTTTTTTAATTGTATTGGCTGTTGTTAAAAATCAAAACGGCAATGGATATATTATTGGTTCTTACAAGGTTTCAATAGATAGTATAAGATTTGCACTTTTATTTTTTGCAAGAGCTATTTTTATTTTAAGTTTTTCTTTTTTCATGCTTCTTTTTTTTGAGGGAGGATCTGGCAATTGGAAGGTTATTGATTTAGGTTATGAAGTATTTTCTGCTTTTGGAACGGTTGGTCTTTCAGTTGGAGTAACTCAGGATTTGTCATTTTGGGGGAAAGTCATTATAATTTTTACTATGTTTGCAGGACGAATAGGGCTTTTTTCAATGGCTGTTTTTGTTTCAAGAAAGTCGCGTTTTGAAGAATTTACAAGGCCAAGGCAAGATATTTTGGTTGGTTGAAGCATATGAAAACATTTGTTATTATTGGACTTAGTAATTTAGGCATTCACTTACTTGAAGATTTAAGCAGGCTTGATTGTCAAATTATTATTATAGATACATCTAAAGAGCTTATTGAAGAATATGATGTGATATCTACAGAAAGCTTTGTTGTTGAGCAATTCACTAAAAATGCTTTGAAAAGAATAATTCCAGTAGATACAGACGCTGTTGTTATTGATTTTGATGATGATCTTGGCAAAAGTGCTCTTGTTACTCACTATTGTAATCTTTTAGGTTTGAAAGAAATATGCGTTAAGACAGAAAATAGAGATGATGCTGAAATCTTAAAAACTCTTGGGGCAACAAAAATTATATTTCCAAGTAAAGATGCTGCAAGAAGATTAACTC
The window above is part of the Borreliella burgdorferi B31 genome. Proteins encoded here:
- a CDS encoding TrkH family potassium uptake protein, with amino-acid sequence MLKFEFSDRFLLFSYFVLIMFIGSLLLMLPISWEGDGKLAYIDALFTAVSAVSITGLTTVKMEGFSTFGFILIMLLIQLGGLGFISITTFYLLIPKKKMNLTDARIIKQYSLSNIEYNPIRILKSILFITFSIEMIGLILILICFKLRGVNISFLEALFTTISAFCNAGFSMHSESIYAWRDVPEAIVVVSILIICGGLGFMVYRDVNNTIKNKKKLSLHAKIVFSLSFFLIIIGAILFFFTEMHKLKAGYSMSTLIFNSIFYSISTRTAGFNYLDNSLISGRTQIISLPFMFIGGAPGSTAGGIKITTFFLIVLAVVKNQNGNGYIIGSYKVSIDSIRFALLFFARAIFILSFSFFMLLFFEGGSGNWKVIDLGYEVFSAFGTVGLSVGVTQDLSFWGKVIIIFTMFAGRIGLFSMAVFVSRKSRFEEFTRPRQDILVG